In Carya illinoinensis cultivar Pawnee chromosome 7, C.illinoinensisPawnee_v1, whole genome shotgun sequence, the following are encoded in one genomic region:
- the LOC122316524 gene encoding coiled-coil domain-containing protein 25-like gives MVFYFKARPDAGDFTIFMGIDKYENEELIKYGFLEDIWFHVDKMSSAHVYLRLHKGQTIDDISEGLLEDCAQLVKANSIQGNKVNNVDVVYTPWSNLKKSASMDVGQVGFYNPKMVRTVRVDKRINDIVNRLNKTKVERKPDLKAEREAVSAAERAERKQQLRDKKRREEMERLEKERQAELRSYKGLMVSENMTSNKQIATTSKSLQEMEEDFM, from the exons ATGGTGTTCTACTTCAAAGCCCGACCAGATGCTGGCGATTTCACCATATTCATGGGCATCGACAAGTACGAGAACGAGGAGCTCATCAAATACGGCTTCTTGGAAGACATTTG GTTCCATGTGGATAAAATGTCTTCCGCCCATGTTTATTTAAGATTGCACAAGGGTCAGACAATCGATGATATAAGTGAAGGTTTATTGGAAGATTGTGCTCAGCTTGTCAAAGCAAATTCCATCCAAG GCAACAAGGTAAACAATGTTGATGTTGTTTACACTCCCTGGTCCAATTTGAAGAAATCCGCTTCCATGGATGTTGGTCAAGTTGGTTTTTACAATCCTAAAATG GTTCGAACTGTGAGAGTGGACAAGCGGATTAACGATATTGTTAATAGGTTGAACAAGACAAAAGTGGAAAGGAAACCTGACTTGAAAG CTGAGCGAGAAGCGGTTAGTGCAGCAGAAAGAGcagaaagaaaacaacagctGAGAGATAAA AAACGGCGTGAGGAGATGGAAAGACTTGAAAAGGAGAGACAAGCAGAGCTAAGGAGTTACAAGGGTTTGATGGTCTCTGAAAATATGACATCTAATAAGCAGATTGCAACAACCAGCAAGTCCTTGCAGGAAATGGAAGAAGATTTCATGTAA